The stretch of DNA AAGTATCTGCTTTCTGTGGTATCGAAAATCGAATATTCATCTTTTAACAATCTTTTGTCTACCTCATATCGATAATACACGTTCATTAATTATCCTCCTCAATATTAAAATACTCTTCGACCAATCCTTCAATATCTAACTCCATATCCCACCATATCTTGCCCTCTTTTACTTCTGGATCTTTATGTAGTGTTAATTGATTGTCATATCGATAAACATCTTGACCGTATAATTTTCCATAAGTCATGCCATATCTTGTTCCACCGTCAATGACTCCTTCGTTCTTTACTGTAACAATTTTGGGACATAGCCTTGCCAATAATCTATCTCGTTCAATTAAGCGCCTAGAGAACTGACTTAATCCCTTCTCGTTGCTTTCTATGGCCTTACTGGCGAATGGATGTATAATGCATCCAAATTGTCTGATTTGTTCTGCTAGGGCTTTGTTTTGCCAAGGATAGATGTCTTGCTCAATAGGTGTATTAACAATAGCTATTGTCTGCCCCCTTGCTTCAATTGCTCCTTTGTGTGCTGCTGTATCGATATTTTTTGCTAGTCCTGATACAATCTTGTATCCCTGAGAGGCCAAATTGTATGAGAAATTAAAGGCTGTTTTATATTCTTCGGTTGAAGCATTACGTGAGCCAATTATAGCAACCCATTTTTCTCTATTCTTTAAATCAACATTAATTCCTGAGACTTTTATGTAGTTCACTTCTTTCTATCTGGTAATTGATTCGCTAATTACATATATCTCTT from Paenibacillus sophorae encodes:
- a CDS encoding DNA-processing protein DprA; translated protein: MNYIKVSGINVDLKNREKWVAIIGSRNASTEEYKTAFNFSYNLASQGYKIVSGLAKNIDTAAHKGAIEARGQTIAIVNTPIEQDIYPWQNKALAEQIRQFGCIIHPFASKAIESNEKGLSQFSRRLIERDRLLARLCPKIVTVKNEGVIDGGTRYGMTYGKLYGQDVYRYDNQLTLHKDPEVKEGKIWWDMELDIEGLVEEYFNIEEDN